One Micromonospora eburnea genomic region harbors:
- a CDS encoding acyltransferase family protein, which produces MRNRYLDLLRFLAIVRVVVYHVVGSAALTLIFPAMSVMFALAGSLMAASLDRTGVPAVARRLRRLLPSLWVLAAIFVPAMLLTGLPFTPKALLWLFPVSDPPANHWGALALSPIWYLRDYLWFVLASPLVLWLFRRAPLPTVLAPYVLLLVIEFGIYPDAPVVLREFGLYFGAWLLGFAHHDGMLRRLSNRVLVPAVLALGAAGLTWIFTHPGPRGYDLNDNHLGNAVWSAAFILVAIGRAPAEAPWVDRIPALGRAVTVLNRRALTVYLWHMSFVVALTPLFGLVGWAPRDSFNLVIRVALVFALVGVVTLLFGWVEDVAARRTPEAIPGRSRRAPAQRAATAPVSPAPVGVEAELVAAGARAGRPAGSGPGRVPTPRGAAEWADTEVETR; this is translated from the coding sequence ATGCGAAACCGATACCTGGATCTGCTCCGATTCCTGGCCATCGTTCGAGTCGTCGTCTACCACGTCGTCGGGTCGGCGGCCCTGACCCTGATCTTTCCGGCGATGTCGGTGATGTTCGCGCTCGCCGGCTCGCTGATGGCCGCGTCGCTGGACCGGACCGGCGTGCCGGCCGTGGCGCGCCGGTTGCGCCGCCTGCTGCCGTCGCTGTGGGTGCTCGCGGCGATCTTCGTGCCGGCCATGCTGCTCACCGGGCTGCCGTTCACCCCGAAGGCGCTGCTCTGGCTCTTCCCGGTCAGCGACCCGCCGGCCAACCACTGGGGTGCGCTGGCGCTGAGCCCGATCTGGTACCTGCGGGACTACCTGTGGTTCGTGCTCGCCTCGCCGCTGGTCCTCTGGCTGTTCCGCCGGGCCCCGCTGCCCACCGTCCTCGCCCCGTACGTGCTGCTTTTGGTGATCGAGTTCGGCATCTACCCGGACGCGCCGGTCGTGCTACGCGAGTTCGGCCTGTACTTCGGCGCCTGGCTGCTCGGGTTCGCCCACCACGACGGCATGCTCCGCCGGCTCAGCAACCGGGTGCTGGTGCCCGCCGTGCTCGCCCTCGGCGCTGCCGGGTTGACCTGGATCTTCACCCACCCCGGCCCACGCGGCTACGACCTGAACGACAACCACCTCGGCAACGCCGTCTGGTCGGCCGCGTTCATCCTGGTGGCGATCGGCCGGGCCCCGGCCGAGGCGCCCTGGGTGGACCGCATCCCGGCGCTGGGCCGGGCGGTCACCGTGCTGAACCGGCGTGCGCTGACCGTCTACCTGTGGCACATGTCGTTCGTGGTGGCGCTCACCCCGCTGTTCGGTCTGGTCGGCTGGGCCCCGCGCGACTCGTTCAACCTGGTGATCCGGGTGGCGCTGGTGTTCGCGCTGGTCGGTGTGGTCACCCTGCTGTTCGGCTGGGTCGAGGACGTGGCGGCCCGGCGTACGCCGGAGGCGATCCCCGGCCGCTCGCGGCGGGCCCCGGCCCAGCGGGCGGCGACCGCACCGGTCAGCCCCGCGCCGGTCGGCGTGGAGGCCGAGCTGGTGGCGGCCGGTGCGCGGGCGGGCCGCCCCGCCGGGTCCGGGCCGGGCCGGGTGCCCACGCCACGGGGCGCGGCCGAGTGGGCGGACACCGAGGTCGAAACCCGCTGA
- the era gene encoding GTPase Era, producing MSDLEQPPYRAGFACFVGRPNAGKSTLTNAIVGTKIAITSNKPQTTRHVIRAVLHRPESQLVLVDTPGLHRPRTLLGERLNDLVRETWSEVDVIGLCIPANEPIGRGDRFITGELASLKATVLAVVTKTDLVDKKRLAEQLLAVSELADFADVVPVSAVSGHQVDTLVDVMTGYLPESPQLYPDDMLTDDPEQVLVAELIREAALEGVRDELPHSIAVVVEEMIPEGRLTKIYADVYVERPSQKAIMIGHRGGRLKEVGTTARRQIEELLGTRIYLDLHVRVAKDWQRDPKQLRKLGF from the coding sequence GTGAGCGATCTGGAACAGCCTCCCTACCGGGCCGGGTTCGCCTGCTTCGTCGGGCGGCCCAACGCCGGCAAGTCGACGCTGACCAACGCGATCGTCGGCACCAAGATCGCGATCACCTCGAACAAGCCACAGACCACCCGGCACGTCATCCGCGCCGTGCTGCACCGGCCGGAATCGCAGCTCGTCCTGGTCGACACGCCGGGGCTGCACCGTCCCCGTACGCTGCTCGGCGAGCGGCTGAACGACCTGGTCCGGGAGACGTGGAGCGAGGTCGACGTGATCGGCCTCTGCATCCCGGCGAACGAGCCGATCGGTCGGGGTGACCGGTTCATCACCGGTGAGCTGGCAAGCCTGAAGGCGACCGTGCTGGCCGTGGTGACCAAGACCGACCTGGTGGACAAGAAGCGGCTGGCCGAGCAGCTTCTCGCGGTGAGTGAGCTGGCCGACTTCGCCGATGTGGTGCCGGTGAGCGCGGTCTCCGGGCACCAGGTGGACACCCTGGTCGACGTGATGACCGGCTACCTGCCGGAGTCGCCGCAGCTCTACCCGGACGACATGCTCACCGACGACCCGGAGCAGGTGCTGGTCGCCGAGCTGATCCGCGAGGCGGCCCTGGAAGGCGTCCGGGACGAGCTGCCGCACTCCATCGCCGTGGTGGTGGAGGAGATGATCCCGGAGGGCCGGCTCACCAAGATCTACGCCGACGTGTACGTCGAGCGACCGAGCCAGAAGGCGATCATGATCGGTCACCGGGGCGGCCGGCTCAAGGAGGTCGGCACCACCGCCCGCCGGCAGATCGAGGAGCTGCTCGGCACCCGGATCTATCTCGACCTGCACGTCCGGGTCGCCAAGGACTGGCAGCGCGACCCGAAGCAGCTGCGCAAGCTGGGCTTCTGA
- a CDS encoding cytidine deaminase, translated as MPESPAVPAARPAPSDPAVLSAEDGKLVVLARGARGRVGAVEGAAVRDQDGRTYAAASVALPSLTLTALQLAVASAVAAGASRLEAAVVVTEASTLDGAGHAAVRDLSADAPIHVAAPDGTVLGTVVE; from the coding sequence ATGCCTGAGTCACCCGCCGTGCCGGCTGCCCGGCCCGCCCCGTCCGACCCCGCCGTGTTGAGCGCCGAGGACGGCAAACTGGTCGTCCTGGCCCGGGGCGCGCGCGGCCGGGTCGGTGCCGTGGAGGGCGCGGCGGTCCGCGACCAGGACGGCCGGACGTACGCGGCGGCCAGCGTCGCGCTGCCGTCGCTGACCCTGACCGCGCTCCAGCTCGCGGTCGCCTCGGCGGTGGCCGCCGGCGCCAGCCGGCTGGAGGCCGCCGTGGTGGTGACCGAGGCCTCAACGCTGGACGGCGCCGGTCACGCCGCTGTGCGGGACCTCTCCGCCGACGCGCCGATCCACGTGGCCGCGCCGGACGGCACCGTCCTCGGCACGGTGGTCGAGTGA
- a CDS encoding hemolysin family protein translates to MAVDPVGMMTTLAAGSDPANLPDLQLIVVAAGLVVLAGLIAMTEAALAAVSPARAAELARDGARGARTLQAVAGDVVRHLNLLLLLRLLAELTATTLVALVAVDTFGAGWRAALVTAGAMTVVSFVVVGVAPRTLGRQHAYAVGRAVAPLVRWLGRALNPLASLLILIGNAVTPGRGFREGPFATQVELRELVDLAEQRGVVEHGERQMIHSVFALGETIAREVMVPRTEMVWIEERKTLAQALALFLRSGFSRIPVIGESVDDVLGVLYLKDLIRRTQGGDPRTTQLPVSELMRPATFVPESKPVDDLLSEMQAARNHMVIVVDEYGGTGGLVTIEDILEEIVGEITDEYDVERPPVERLADGAVRVTARLPVEDLGELFDTELPTDEVETVAGLLAQSLGRVPIPGAEAEVAGLRLIAEGTTGRRNRIDTVLVSRAAPSDASDSAGRGEHAEPRGNQNRSEERQPADA, encoded by the coding sequence CTGGCGGTCGACCCGGTCGGCATGATGACCACCCTGGCAGCCGGCAGCGACCCTGCCAATCTGCCCGATCTCCAGCTCATCGTCGTCGCGGCGGGGCTGGTGGTGCTCGCCGGCCTCATCGCGATGACCGAGGCGGCGCTGGCCGCCGTCTCGCCGGCCCGGGCCGCCGAGCTGGCCCGGGACGGGGCGCGCGGCGCGCGTACCCTCCAGGCGGTCGCCGGTGACGTGGTCCGCCATCTCAACCTGCTGCTCCTGCTCCGGCTGCTGGCCGAGCTGACCGCCACCACGCTGGTCGCGTTGGTGGCGGTGGACACCTTCGGCGCCGGCTGGCGGGCCGCCCTGGTCACCGCCGGGGCGATGACCGTGGTCAGTTTCGTGGTGGTCGGCGTCGCGCCCCGCACGCTGGGCCGGCAGCACGCGTACGCGGTGGGCCGTGCGGTCGCGCCGCTGGTGCGCTGGTTGGGCCGGGCGCTCAACCCGCTCGCCTCGCTGCTGATCCTGATCGGCAACGCGGTCACCCCGGGGCGGGGCTTCCGGGAGGGGCCCTTCGCCACCCAGGTGGAGCTGCGCGAGCTGGTCGACCTGGCCGAGCAGCGCGGTGTCGTGGAGCACGGCGAACGCCAGATGATCCATTCGGTCTTCGCCCTCGGCGAGACCATCGCCCGCGAGGTGATGGTGCCGCGTACCGAGATGGTGTGGATCGAGGAGCGCAAGACGCTCGCCCAGGCGCTGGCGCTCTTCCTGCGCTCCGGCTTCTCCCGGATCCCGGTGATCGGCGAGAGCGTGGACGACGTGCTCGGCGTGCTCTACCTCAAGGACCTGATCCGGCGTACCCAGGGGGGCGATCCGCGCACCACCCAGCTCCCGGTTTCGGAGCTGATGCGCCCGGCGACCTTCGTGCCGGAGTCCAAGCCGGTCGACGACCTGCTCTCCGAGATGCAGGCGGCCCGCAACCACATGGTCATCGTCGTCGACGAGTACGGCGGCACCGGTGGCCTGGTCACCATCGAGGACATCCTGGAGGAGATCGTCGGTGAGATCACCGACGAGTACGATGTCGAACGCCCGCCGGTCGAGCGCCTGGCGGACGGGGCCGTGCGGGTGACCGCCCGGCTGCCGGTGGAGGACCTGGGTGAGCTGTTCGACACCGAGCTGCCCACCGACGAGGTGGAGACGGTCGCTGGTCTGCTCGCCCAGTCGCTCGGGCGGGTGCCGATCCCCGGCGCCGAGGCCGAGGTGGCCGGGCTCCGGCTGATCGCCGAGGGCACCACCGGTCGGCGTAACCGGATCGACACCGTGCTGGTGAGCCGGGCCGCGCCGAGCGATGCATCCGACAGCGCGGGGCGAGGCGAGCACGCCGAGCCCCGCGGTAACCAGAATCGTTCCGAGGAGAGGCAACCCGCCGATGCCTGA
- the ybeY gene encoding rRNA maturation RNase YbeY, with product MSIEIANESGVEVDTDAVLAVARHALDEMGVNPLAELSVLLVDIDYMSELNHRWMGGDGPTDVLAFPMDEGSVDHGPGENAPAGGEPALLGDIVLCPEVASKQAATAGHSAADELHLLTVHGVLHLLGYDHAEPEEEREMFGLQARLLASWRSTRSA from the coding sequence TTGTCCATCGAGATCGCCAATGAGTCGGGTGTCGAGGTCGACACCGACGCCGTGCTCGCCGTCGCCCGGCACGCCCTCGACGAGATGGGGGTCAACCCCCTCGCCGAGCTCTCCGTGCTGCTGGTCGACATCGACTACATGTCCGAGCTGAATCACCGCTGGATGGGCGGCGACGGCCCGACCGACGTGCTCGCCTTCCCCATGGACGAGGGCAGCGTCGACCACGGTCCGGGGGAGAACGCCCCGGCCGGCGGCGAGCCGGCGCTGCTCGGTGACATCGTGCTCTGCCCCGAGGTGGCGTCCAAGCAGGCAGCCACCGCCGGCCACTCGGCCGCCGACGAGCTGCACCTGCTCACCGTGCACGGGGTGCTGCACCTGCTCGGCTACGACCACGCGGAGCCGGAGGAGGAACGGGAGATGTTCGGTCTGCAGGCTCGACTGCTGGCCAGCTGGCGGTCGACCCGGTCGGCATGA
- a CDS encoding PhoH family protein yields MTGTPPPGPPRVQTRITVPDQKIMVNLLGAGDEILRLVERSVNSDVHVRGNEITITGAPADNALAERLFSELLELIEKGETLTTDAVRRTVGMLEQGSTERPAEVLTLNILSRRGRTIRPKTLGQKRYVDAIDAHTIVFGIGPAGTGKTYLAMAKAVQALQAKQVNRIILTRPAVEAGERLGFLPGTLNEKIDPYLRPLYDALHDMLDPESIPKLMAAGTIEVAPLAYMRGRTLNDAFIILDEAQNTTPEQMKMFLTRLGFGSKIVVTGDVTQVDLPGGTTSGLRVVREILSDVEDVHFAQLSSSDVVRHKLVGEIVDAYARWDAERENQQAQSVRAVSERTAQGGRAGRRR; encoded by the coding sequence ATGACCGGCACCCCACCTCCCGGCCCGCCCCGGGTGCAGACCAGGATCACGGTCCCCGACCAGAAGATCATGGTGAACCTGCTCGGCGCGGGCGACGAGATCCTGCGACTCGTCGAACGCTCGGTCAACAGTGACGTCCACGTGCGCGGCAACGAGATCACCATCACGGGCGCGCCCGCGGACAACGCCCTCGCCGAGCGTCTCTTCAGCGAGTTGCTCGAACTCATCGAGAAAGGCGAGACCCTGACCACTGACGCCGTGCGGCGTACCGTCGGCATGCTCGAGCAGGGCAGCACCGAGCGGCCCGCCGAGGTCCTGACGCTCAACATCCTCTCCCGGCGCGGACGCACCATCCGTCCCAAGACGCTCGGCCAGAAGCGCTACGTCGACGCGATCGACGCGCACACCATCGTCTTCGGCATCGGCCCCGCCGGCACCGGCAAGACCTACCTGGCGATGGCGAAGGCCGTCCAGGCGCTCCAGGCCAAGCAGGTCAACCGGATCATCCTGACCCGGCCGGCGGTCGAGGCGGGGGAGCGGCTGGGCTTCCTGCCCGGCACCCTGAACGAGAAGATCGACCCGTACCTGCGCCCGCTGTACGACGCGTTGCACGACATGCTCGACCCGGAGTCCATCCCGAAGCTGATGGCGGCCGGCACGATCGAGGTGGCGCCGCTGGCGTACATGCGGGGCAGGACGCTTAATGATGCTTTCATCATCCTGGACGAGGCGCAGAACACCACGCCCGAGCAGATGAAGATGTTCCTCACCCGGCTCGGCTTCGGTTCCAAGATCGTGGTCACCGGTGACGTCACCCAGGTGGACCTGCCGGGCGGGACGACCAGCGGCCTGCGGGTGGTCCGGGAGATCCTGAGCGATGTCGAGGACGTGCACTTCGCCCAGCTCTCCAGCTCCGACGTGGTCCGGCACAAGCTGGTCGGCGAGATCGTCGACGCGTACGCCCGCTGGGACGCCGAGCGGGAGAACCAGCAGGCACAGAGCGTGCGCGCCGTGTCCGAGCGGACCGCCCAGGGCGGCCGGGCCGGCCGGCGCCGCTAA